The sequence CGGACCTTTACATGGAGGCGGGGTGCCACGGCGAACAGATCGGTGCTGAACCGATTCTTGAGGGGATTACATGCAAGTCGTGATTGAATCTTCCGCAGGCCTGGTCGGCGTGACGACCAGGCATATCCGCATGGTCATGTTGGGCGTGTTCGCCTGCCTGTCGACGCCGGCGCTGGCCAACACGCCGTTGCCGTTGCCAGACCTGCCGCCACTTCCAGGTGGTTCGTCGCAGCCGCAGACACAAGGTGAATTGCCTTCTCCGGTATTGCCTGCTGCACCCGTGCTCGATCCCAACCAGCTGGTGTTCGAAATTCCGCCGGTCTTCCAGCGCCCACTCGGTGTCGACGAGGGCGGTCGTGTATTCGTGCGCAAGTTCGTCATCACCGGCGTGATCGATGATCCGGAAGCCGGCATCATCAAGGAAGAAATCGATGCCCGCGTTGCCGCGCGCTTCGAAGAACTGAACGAACTGCTTGCGCGCCTCCGTGTGGCGCGCCAGAACCAGGAGGATGTCGGGCCGGATGGCTTCACGCCGGACGAGCGCGAAGCAATTGTCGATTTCATGTCGGATGTGGTGCGCGACCTGAGCCCTGATCGCCAGGTGCGTGCCTACCAGTCTTTCGTGGACCAGTTGCGCCTGCAGCGACTCGAGCGCAACCAGGGCCTGACCATCGGCCAGTTGCAGTTGATTGCCGATGAAATCACGCGCTATTACCGCGAGCGGGGTTACTTCCTTGCTCGCGCCGTCGTGCCGGCCCAGGAAGTCGTGGAAGGCATCGTGGCGATCCGCGTGCTGGAAGGACGCCTCGGCCAGGTCTTGTCCGACGGCAACCGTCGCTACAGCCATTCGCGCCTGCAGGCACCGTTCCGTGACCTGACCGGCAAGCTCGTTACCGTGGAAAAGACGGAAGACGCCTTGCTGACCTTGCAGGGTTATCCCGGTTTGAGTGCTGTCGGCGTGTTCCAGCCTGGCGGTGAAGTCGGTGAGGCCGATTTGCTGATCAACGTGTCGGAGGAGGACCCGCTGGACTTCCTGGTACGCGTGGACAATCACGGTACGCGCTTTACTGGCGAAAATCGCCTGCTGGCCGATGCCATTTGGAACAACCCGTTTGGCGCGGCCGATTATCTCGAGCTGACCGTGCTGCAGACGTACTCGCCGGACAACTCGCTGTTCGGCTCGTTGAAGTACCAGGTGCCGTTTTCCAACCCGCGTCACAAGATCGGCATCGAACTGACCAACAATTCCTTTGACGTCGACAGCCTTTCCCAGTCTGCAACCGACAACGACGCGGGCGGTACTTCGGACATCTACCGCCTCTACTACGACTGGAACCTCAGCCGGACCCGTGCACGCCGCACGGCCCTCAAGTTCGATCTCGCGCGCAAGGTTGCCGACACCGAGGTGTTCGGCCGGGTCACTGCACGCGATGATATCGACGTGTTCGGTGCGCAGTTCGATTACGAGTTGATCAGTGCAGAAACCGCAACCATCGTCACGGCCTATGCCCGCGTCGATATCGGCCTTGACGGTGCGCTCGGTGCACCGACCGTGGAAGAACTCGAAGACGGCAGCATCCAGCCGCCGCCGACTATCGCGGGAGTGGGCGCAGACTTCACCAAGGCGTCGCTGGGCATGTCGTGGTTGAAGAGCATGACTGCCAACCAGTCCTTGCTGTTGCGAGCCAACGGCACCTACACCGCCGACCCGCTGACCTCGCTGGAGCGCTTCGTCATTGGCGGACCGGCCAGCGTGCGTGGCGTGCCGAGTTCGCAGTTCCTTTCAGACTACGGCGCGTTCGTTTCCGTGGAATGGGGCGTGCGTGCGCCGGGCTTTGCAGACAAGCCGGCATTTGCCAATCGCAACTGGGGTGACCTGCTGCGCTTCACGGTGTTCGCCGATTATGCGCAGGGTTATTTCAACGAGGTTGGTGGCGGCAGCAGCGCCAACATTTTCGATGACATCACCGAATCGGGTTATGGCATCGGCATCGAGTTCGGCTTGCCGGGTTCGTTCAGCTTGAACGTCCAGGCAGCGTGGCGCAGCGGTGGTGCGGACGAAAATCCGCAACCAACCGATCCGCGCGCCGTGTTTGATGACAGTCAGTACTGGGTCGACTTCACCTGGCAGTTCTGAGCAGGTGAAGTGGTGGCCGGCATCCGTTGATGCCGGTCGGTTCGTTAGGTGCAAGTCCGGGCCTGGAGGTCCGGGCCGAGTAGATGCCCTCCGGGGGCGAGCGGCGGCTGAAAACCAGTCGTTGCAACAGGGGTGAGATCATGACCGCAAAGTCGGCAGCCAAGCGTTACCTTCGTTCTGCAACAGCGACATTCGTTGCAGCCTACCTGGCACTTGCATTCGGAGTGTCGGTAGCAGGCCCTACAGGCGAAAGCGTCGTCTCCGGCGAAGCTCGAGTCACTCGACCTGACCAGGTGACAACCAACATCGACCAGCTTACCGACCTGGTAATCATCGACTGGTCGACGTTCAACGTCGCGTCCGATGAAGTGGTCAACTTCATCCAGCCCAGTTCCGACGCCGCTGCATTGAACCGCATTCTCGATCAGAACCCCTCCGAGATTTTCGGTCAGATCAACGCCAATGGACGCCTGCTGCTGGTCAATCCCTACGGTTTCGTCTTCGGCCGCAACGCGTCGGTCGATGTCGGCAGCCTGTTCGTTTCCGGTCTCGACATTTCCAACGACAGTTTCCTGAGCGGTGACTGGCAGTTCAACAACACCGACGGCAGCGTCGGTGGCCTGATCATCAACCACGGCCTTTTGCAGGCGGCCAACGGTGGTTCCATCAACCTGTTTGGCGGCGGCGTCGTCAATGACGGTGCAATCCTTGCCGACTTCGGCACGGTGAATATCGGTGTCGGCGAGCAGGTCACCATCGACTTCGATGGCGACGGCCTGATCCAGTTCGCGGTCGATGGCGAGGTGCTGGAAAATGCCTATGGTCTCGACTCGGCAATTGCCAACAGCGGCGAAATTGCCGCGCGTGGCGGTTCCATCCTGCTGTCGGCGTCCGCTGCACGCGATGTGTTCTCGCAGGTCGTGAACAATGAAGGCGTGATTGCAGCGCAGGGCGTCGAAGACGTCGAAGGTCGTGTCTACCTGGTAGGCGAGGGCGGTGTCGTTGCCAACAGTGGCGTCATCGATGCCAGCAACGATTCGGGCAATGGCGGCACCATCCAGGTCCTGGGCGACCAGGTTGCCCTGGTCGGCGATGCCGTGCTGGATGCTTCGGGCAGCGCGGGCGGTGGCGACATTCGTGTCGGTGGTGGAATCCAGGGTGGTGAAGGACTGCAGGAAGCCTCGCATGCCTACGTGGGCAGTGACGTTGTCATCAATGTCGATGCCACGCAGGACGGCGACGGCGGCAGTGCCGTCGTCTGGTCATCCGATGGCACGCGTTTCTACGGTTCCATTTCGGGCCGTGGCGCCGGCAGCGGCGACGGCGGCTTTGCGGAAGTGTCGGGTGGCGGCCTGGTCTTCCAGGGCCTGGTCGACATGTCCGCCGAGAACGGCGAATTCGGTGTGTTGCTGCTCGATCCGGACGACATCGTGATCGCGGCTGGCACCGGTGACGGTGACGACTCCGGTGGTGGCTCCGGCACGCTGGACGACCCGACCATCCTGTTCGGTGATACGCCGACGACGTACACGGTTTACGAAAGCGAGCTGGAAAGCGTTTCCGCCGGCACCTCGATCATCCTGCAGGCGGTCAACAGCATCACGACCAGTGGTGGCGCGTTCACGGTCACCCTGACGGCCGGCACGGACATCACGCTGGAAACCACCAGCAACACGGGCGCTGGCATCAACATCGCCGACATGACGCTGGTGACTACTGAAACGGCTGACATCGTGCTGATTGCCGGTTCGGATGGCGGTGCGGGCACGGCCACGGTAACCGTGGGCACACTGTCCACTGCGCCGGGCACCGGCGCGCTGAATACCGGCAACATTTCCATCACGGCTGATAGCGATATCACCGTCAATGGCGCGCTGACCACGGGCAGCATTGCCGATACCCAGGACCAGGATTCCGGTGACATCACCCTGACCTCGACGGGTGGCGCGATCACCATCGGTGGCGGAGCATCACTGACCACCGGTGATGTGGATGTCACCTCCAACAACAACCAGGCGCTCAGCGGCACCATCAGCCTGACGGCCGACGGCAACATCGATATCAGCGGTGCGCTGACCACCGGTGACACCTCGGCCAATGACGACGTGGCCGACTCCGGCGCGATCAGCATTACCAGCAACAACGGCACGGTAACCACCAATGCCGGCGGCACCTTGACGACCGGTGCGGCCGATGGCGATGACACCCTGAACACGGATTCGGGAGGCATCACCATTGCGGGCGCCAATGGCGTGACGATTGGCGACGCCGTGACGACCGGCAATGCCTCGAATACCGGCAACAACGTGGCGGTGAATTCGGGTGCTGTGACGATCAGCTCCTCGGCAGGCAACGTCGCGATTGATGCGGCGGTCGCGACCGGTACTGCAACGTCGGCCGATGACCAGGGCATATCCGGCGCTATCAACGTGACTTCGACGACGGGCACGATTTCCTCCAGCGCGGGTGGCACGATTGCCACCGGCGCGGTCGACGGCGATGACCAGGCTTCGACTTCCGGTTCGGTAACCCTGACCGCCTCGACCGGCATCGCGCTCGGCGATGCCGTCAGCACCGGCACGGCGACACTGGATGCCAACTCGGTTGCCGCAACGTCAGGTGACATCACCATCTCCACCACCACGGGCAACATCAGCGGCACGTCGCTGGCCACGGGTGCCTCCACGCCGACCTCGGGCGGCGGTGCTGCCATTTCCGGCGATATCGACGTCGATGCCACGGCAGGAGCCATTACCTTCACCGGCACCGTCAGCAGCGGTAGCGCCACGTCCGCACAGGATGCCTCGACCTCCGGCCTGGTCGATCTCCTGGCCGGTGGTGGCGACATCACCGTGGCCAGCGTGGTCTCGGGCAATGCGACCTCCAGCACCGGTGATGTGCAAGCCACCTCCGGCAGCGTGACGCTGGCGGCCTCGGGCGCCATCGCACTGAGTGGTGCCGTGGGATCGGGTTCGGCA comes from Gammaproteobacteria bacterium and encodes:
- a CDS encoding ShlB/FhaC/HecB family hemolysin secretion/activation protein, whose amino-acid sequence is MQVVIESSAGLVGVTTRHIRMVMLGVFACLSTPALANTPLPLPDLPPLPGGSSQPQTQGELPSPVLPAAPVLDPNQLVFEIPPVFQRPLGVDEGGRVFVRKFVITGVIDDPEAGIIKEEIDARVAARFEELNELLARLRVARQNQEDVGPDGFTPDEREAIVDFMSDVVRDLSPDRQVRAYQSFVDQLRLQRLERNQGLTIGQLQLIADEITRYYRERGYFLARAVVPAQEVVEGIVAIRVLEGRLGQVLSDGNRRYSHSRLQAPFRDLTGKLVTVEKTEDALLTLQGYPGLSAVGVFQPGGEVGEADLLINVSEEDPLDFLVRVDNHGTRFTGENRLLADAIWNNPFGAADYLELTVLQTYSPDNSLFGSLKYQVPFSNPRHKIGIELTNNSFDVDSLSQSATDNDAGGTSDIYRLYYDWNLSRTRARRTALKFDLARKVADTEVFGRVTARDDIDVFGAQFDYELISAETATIVTAYARVDIGLDGALGAPTVEELEDGSIQPPPTIAGVGADFTKASLGMSWLKSMTANQSLLLRANGTYTADPLTSLERFVIGGPASVRGVPSSQFLSDYGAFVSVEWGVRAPGFADKPAFANRNWGDLLRFTVFADYAQGYFNEVGGGSSANIFDDITESGYGIGIEFGLPGSFSLNVQAAWRSGGADENPQPTDPRAVFDDSQYWVDFTWQF